In Spiroplasma chinense, a single window of DNA contains:
- the rpiB gene encoding ribose 5-phosphate isomerase B, giving the protein MKIFIGNDHTAVEMKNIITKHLEEQGFEVVNLGTDKDSSVDYPDFGKAVAREVVANKGSFGIIICGSGIGISIAANKVEGARAALAYEEQGAMLARAHNNANILALGARFIANQKALGLVDVFLSTEFEGDRHQKRIDKLTIEGQGK; this is encoded by the coding sequence ATGAAAATATTTATTGGAAATGATCACACAGCTGTTGAAATGAAAAATATAATAACAAAACATCTAGAGGAACAAGGATTTGAAGTTGTTAATCTAGGGACAGATAAAGACAGTTCAGTGGATTACCCAGACTTTGGAAAAGCTGTTGCAAGAGAAGTTGTTGCAAACAAAGGTTCATTTGGTATTATAATTTGTGGAAGTGGAATTGGAATATCAATTGCTGCAAACAAAGTTGAAGGTGCAAGAGCTGCACTTGCATATGAAGAGCAAGGTGCAATGCTTGCAAGAGCACACAATAATGCAAACATTCTTGCACTTGGAGCAAGATTTATAGCAAATCAAAAAGCTTTAGGTTTAGTTGATGTATTTTTATCAACTGAATTTGAAGGAGATAGACATCAAAAAAGAATTGATAAATTGACAATAGAAGGACAGGGAAAATAA
- the upp gene encoding uracil phosphoribosyltransferase: MGLNIINHPLILDKLTRMRKIETSSKDFRENLNEIGQLMAYEIFRDVPLKEIDIETPVTKTKGYTVDLPVVLVPIIRAGLGMTEGIQRLVPTSRIAHIGLYRNEETLEPVQYYAKQTEDMDKSYVLVVDPMLATGGSAAKAIEIAKEWGAKNIKFVCLVAVQEGVDKILASHPEIEIYTASLDPVLNEKGYISPGLGDAGDRIFGTK, encoded by the coding sequence ATGGGATTAAATATAATTAATCATCCATTAATTTTGGATAAATTAACTAGAATGAGAAAAATAGAAACTTCATCAAAAGATTTTAGAGAGAACTTAAATGAAATTGGTCAACTAATGGCATATGAAATTTTTAGAGATGTACCATTAAAAGAAATTGATATTGAAACACCAGTTACTAAAACTAAAGGATACACAGTTGATTTACCAGTGGTTCTAGTACCAATCATTAGAGCTGGACTTGGAATGACTGAAGGAATTCAAAGACTTGTTCCAACTTCAAGAATTGCACACATTGGTTTATATAGAAATGAAGAAACTTTAGAACCAGTTCAATACTATGCAAAACAAACTGAAGACATGGATAAAAGTTATGTTTTAGTTGTTGACCCAATGCTTGCAACTGGAGGAAGTGCTGCAAAAGCAATTGAAATTGCAAAAGAATGAGGAGCTAAAAACATTAAGTTTGTTTGTTTAGTAGCTGTTCAAGAAGGTGTTGATAAAATTCTAGCATCTCACCCAGAAATTGAAATCTATACAGCAAGTTTAGACCCTGTATTAAATGAAAAAGGATATATTTCACCAGGTCTTGGAGACGCTGGAGATAGAATCTTTGGAACTAAATAA
- the rpoC gene encoding DNA-directed RNA polymerase subunit beta' → MASKRMIKIELASPDVIRSWSRGEVTKPETINYKTLKTEKEGLFDERIFGPTKNYECSCGKYKKVKNKGKVCERCGVEITETIVRRERMGHIELEEPVTHIWMLKVAPSRIASILDLKTKEVEEVVYFVSHIVLDPGTSTHLKRGQVLDLGNAKASLKTREKLKKTLEEIRNELEPDSFQWKRADNLILQLTSTQTPFSMDEAATFISRNIGAKFGIGASAIEELLKGIDLPKEIEKIKEDLKERKGSTEQNKLMKRLEVLDSLEKSKSRPEWMVLHVIPVIPPDIRPIIQLDGGRFTTSEINDLYRRIIIRNERLKKVKSMGAPSIIVNNEKRMLQEAVDALLDNERKPRPVTGKDKRALKSLTSILKGKQGRFRQNLLGKRVDYSGRSVIAIGPDLKMYQAGIPRDMAITLFKPFVIKRLQEKEYAENVKVAEKMILSNDAKVWDVLEEVIKDRPVLLNRAPTLHRLGIQAFEPKLVKGKAIRLHPLVTTAFNADFDGDQMAVHLPISDEAVAEARALMLGSKAILGPKDGKPIVTPTQDMILGNYYITTEEKDTETNPVKGQGTVFSNYEEVKIAYETDSVSLNAIVAMPISELKNKMFSEADQNNYLITTVGKVFFNQMFVEEFPWIANTHILDAENEIKNFIVKPDTDIRSFIENDYTIQQPIKKRELSLIIERYFKSYGAQKTAQMLDNMKDLGFKFSSKSGTTISAADVVAFTEKFEEFKVADEKVNQITEFYNMGMLTKQEKKRRVIAIWSNVKDSIQGKLEGVLKKDPKNPVFVMADSGARGNVSNFTQLVGMRGLMNDPKGDIKEIPIKSSFREGLTVSEYFISTHGARKGMADVALKTADSGYLTRRLVDISQEIIVTEEECGSTRGFNVYSIVETKHNNIIVPLKDRLVGRYTFADVVDDKGITIVPANTLVTVDLADKIVEAGVEDVLIRTVLTCDTNRGVCRKCYGVNLATGHEVALGEPVGVVAAQSIGEPGTQLTMRTFHTGGVAGGADITQGLPRIKELLDVTIPKGSIAIISQIDGTVKEVKDEEGILTIVVASDQDERKYKSQYGAIARVEVGDFVKRGKKLTEGAINIKELLEVAKIEDVQNYILKEVQKVYRLQGIEISDKYIEIIVKQMLNKVKIIDSGETELLPGEIISSRTYRNEVLAAISSGKKPPLAKHVIFGIKKAPLESDSWLSSASFQDTARVLVKAVIKGKVDKLEGLKENIMLGNLIPAGTGLTGSADIIQRGKETYDSEY, encoded by the coding sequence ATGGCAAGCAAAAGAATGATTAAAATTGAACTAGCTTCTCCTGATGTGATCAGAAGTTGATCTCGTGGTGAAGTTACAAAACCAGAAACAATAAACTATAAAACATTAAAAACTGAAAAAGAAGGTCTATTTGATGAAAGAATCTTTGGACCTACTAAAAACTACGAATGTAGTTGTGGTAAATACAAAAAAGTAAAAAACAAAGGTAAAGTTTGTGAACGTTGTGGAGTTGAAATTACAGAAACAATTGTAAGACGTGAAAGAATGGGTCACATTGAACTTGAAGAACCAGTAACACATATTTGAATGTTAAAAGTTGCTCCTTCAAGAATCGCTTCAATTTTAGATTTAAAAACTAAAGAAGTTGAAGAAGTTGTTTACTTTGTAAGTCACATTGTTCTAGATCCTGGAACTTCTACTCACTTAAAAAGAGGACAAGTTTTAGATTTAGGAAATGCAAAAGCTAGTTTAAAAACTAGAGAAAAATTGAAAAAAACTTTAGAAGAAATCAGAAATGAACTTGAACCTGATTCATTCCAATGAAAAAGAGCAGATAACTTAATTTTACAATTAACATCTACTCAAACTCCATTCTCAATGGATGAAGCTGCAACATTTATTTCAAGAAATATTGGAGCTAAATTTGGAATTGGAGCAAGTGCTATTGAAGAACTTTTAAAAGGAATTGATTTACCAAAAGAAATTGAAAAAATCAAAGAAGATTTAAAAGAACGTAAAGGTTCTACAGAACAAAACAAATTAATGAAAAGACTTGAAGTTTTAGACTCATTAGAAAAATCTAAATCAAGACCAGAATGAATGGTATTACATGTAATACCAGTTATTCCACCAGATATTAGACCAATTATCCAATTGGACGGAGGTAGATTTACTACTTCAGAAATTAATGATCTATACAGAAGAATTATCATTAGAAATGAACGTCTAAAAAAAGTTAAATCTATGGGAGCACCAAGTATTATTGTTAACAATGAAAAACGTATGTTACAAGAAGCTGTTGATGCATTATTAGATAACGAACGTAAACCAAGACCAGTTACAGGAAAAGATAAGAGAGCATTAAAATCTCTAACTTCTATTCTTAAAGGGAAACAAGGACGTTTCCGTCAAAACTTACTTGGAAAACGTGTTGACTACTCAGGTCGTTCAGTTATTGCTATTGGACCAGACTTAAAAATGTATCAAGCTGGAATTCCAAGAGATATGGCAATTACATTATTTAAACCTTTTGTAATTAAAAGATTACAAGAAAAAGAATATGCAGAAAACGTAAAAGTTGCAGAAAAAATGATTCTTTCAAACGATGCAAAAGTTTGAGACGTGTTAGAAGAAGTTATCAAAGATAGACCAGTTCTTTTAAACCGTGCCCCAACTCTTCACCGTTTAGGGATCCAAGCCTTTGAACCTAAATTGGTTAAAGGAAAAGCTATTCGTCTTCACCCATTAGTTACAACAGCGTTCAACGCCGACTTCGATGGGGACCAAATGGCTGTCCACTTACCAATTAGTGATGAAGCAGTTGCTGAAGCAAGAGCTTTAATGTTAGGAAGTAAAGCAATTCTTGGACCAAAAGATGGTAAACCAATTGTTACTCCTACTCAAGATATGATTCTTGGTAACTACTACATTACAACTGAAGAAAAAGACACTGAAACAAATCCTGTTAAAGGACAAGGAACTGTCTTTTCTAACTATGAAGAAGTTAAAATTGCATATGAAACTGATTCAGTTTCATTAAATGCAATTGTAGCAATGCCAATTTCTGAATTAAAAAACAAAATGTTCAGTGAAGCAGATCAAAACAATTACTTAATAACAACAGTTGGTAAAGTATTCTTTAACCAAATGTTTGTTGAAGAATTCCCTTGAATTGCAAACACTCACATTTTAGATGCAGAAAACGAAATCAAAAACTTTATAGTTAAACCAGATACTGATATCAGAAGCTTTATCGAAAATGACTATACAATTCAACAACCAATTAAGAAAAGAGAATTATCTTTAATTATTGAAAGATACTTTAAATCATATGGAGCACAAAAAACTGCTCAAATGTTAGATAACATGAAAGACTTAGGATTTAAATTCTCTTCAAAATCAGGAACTACAATTAGTGCCGCTGACGTTGTTGCCTTTACAGAAAAATTCGAAGAATTTAAAGTTGCTGATGAAAAAGTTAACCAAATTACAGAATTCTATAACATGGGTATGCTTACAAAACAAGAGAAAAAACGTCGTGTTATTGCGATTTGATCTAATGTTAAAGATAGCATCCAAGGTAAACTTGAAGGTGTTCTTAAAAAAGATCCAAAAAACCCAGTATTTGTTATGGCCGATTCTGGAGCCCGTGGTAACGTATCTAACTTTACTCAACTTGTAGGTATGAGGGGACTTATGAATGACCCTAAAGGGGACATTAAAGAAATTCCAATTAAATCTTCATTTAGAGAAGGGTTAACAGTGTCAGAATACTTTATTTCTACCCACGGGGCTAGAAAAGGGATGGCCGACGTTGCCTTAAAAACTGCCGATTCAGGATACTTGACTCGTAGACTTGTAGATATTTCACAAGAAATCATCGTAACAGAAGAAGAATGTGGAAGTACAAGAGGATTTAACGTATACTCAATCGTTGAAACAAAACACAATAACATCATCGTTCCATTAAAAGACAGACTTGTTGGAAGATATACATTTGCAGATGTTGTAGATGATAAAGGAATAACAATTGTTCCTGCAAACACACTTGTAACTGTAGACTTAGCTGACAAAATTGTTGAAGCTGGAGTTGAAGATGTACTAATTAGAACAGTATTAACATGTGATACAAACCGTGGTGTTTGTCGAAAATGTTATGGTGTAAACCTAGCAACAGGTCACGAAGTTGCACTTGGAGAACCAGTTGGAGTAGTTGCTGCTCAATCAATTGGGGAACCTGGTACTCAGCTAACTATGCGTACATTCCATACCGGAGGGGTTGCTGGGGGAGCTGACATTACTCAAGGACTTCCTCGTATTAAAGAATTACTTGACGTTACAATTCCAAAAGGATCAATTGCGATTATTTCACAAATTGATGGAACTGTAAAAGAAGTAAAAGACGAAGAAGGAATCTTGACAATTGTTGTAGCTTCAGACCAAGATGAAAGAAAATACAAATCTCAATATGGAGCTATCGCTCGTGTTGAAGTTGGTGACTTTGTTAAACGTGGTAAAAAACTTACAGAAGGTGCTATTAATATTAAAGAACTTCTTGAAGTTGCAAAAATTGAAGATGTACAAAACTACATCCTTAAAGAAGTGCAAAAAGTTTACCGTTTACAAGGGATTGAAATATCAGATAAATATATTGAAATCATTGTAAAACAAATGTTAAATAAAGTAAAAATTATCGATTCTGGAGAAACTGAATTATTACCTGGAGAAATTATTTCTTCAAGAACTTACAGAAATGAAGTTCTTGCAGCAATTTCAAGTGGTAAAAAACCTCCTTTAGCAAAACACGTAATCTTTGGTATTAAAAAAGCTCCACTTGAATCAGATTCATGATTATCAAGTGCATCTTTCCAAGATACAGCAAGAGTTTTAGTTAAAGCAGTTATCAAAGGTAAAGTTGATAAACTTGAAGGATTGAAAGAAAACATTATGTTAGGAAACTTAATTCCTGCAGGAACTGGATTAACAGGATCTGCTGACATCATCCAAAGAGGAAAAGAAACTTACGATTCAGAATATTAA